A portion of the Streptomyces coeruleoprunus genome contains these proteins:
- a CDS encoding DUF305 domain-containing protein: MTRTTWVAAVAVALALIFAGWATVTALGRDTGGAPAAAVPGDDSADAGFARDMAVHHQQAVEMSFIVRDRTQDEEVRRLAYDIANTQANQRGMLLGWLDMWGLPKIAPDREPMAWMSGHGGHGASAAASPAASGHGGHDGHGASAPAASGHGGHASAGADAPLMPGMATKSELEQLRRASGRQAEILYLRLMTDHHKGGVAMAQGCVDQCRVTLERDLAQGMVDAQESEIALMTDLLAKRGAKPRG; encoded by the coding sequence ATGACCCGTACGACCTGGGTGGCGGCCGTGGCCGTGGCCCTCGCGCTGATCTTCGCGGGCTGGGCCACGGTCACCGCGCTGGGCCGCGACACGGGCGGTGCCCCGGCCGCCGCCGTGCCCGGCGACGACTCGGCGGACGCCGGGTTCGCGCGGGACATGGCGGTGCACCACCAGCAGGCGGTGGAGATGTCGTTCATCGTGCGGGACCGCACGCAGGACGAGGAGGTGCGCCGGCTGGCGTACGACATCGCCAACACCCAGGCGAACCAGCGCGGCATGCTGCTCGGCTGGCTCGACATGTGGGGGCTGCCGAAGATCGCGCCGGACCGTGAGCCGATGGCGTGGATGAGCGGCCACGGTGGCCACGGGGCCTCCGCCGCGGCCAGTCCTGCCGCCTCCGGCCACGGTGGTCACGACGGCCACGGGGCCTCGGCCCCCGCCGCCTCCGGCCACGGTGGCCACGCCTCGGCCGGTGCCGACGCCCCGCTCATGCCCGGCATGGCCACCAAGTCCGAGCTGGAGCAGCTGCGCCGGGCGAGCGGCAGGCAGGCCGAGATCCTGTACCTGCGGCTGATGACCGACCACCACAAGGGTGGGGTGGCCATGGCGCAGGGCTGCGTCGACCAGTGCCGCGTGACCCTGGAACGGGACCTCGCGCAGGGCATGGTCGACGCGCAGGAGTCGGAGATCGCGCTCATGACCGACCTGCTGGCGAAGCGGGGCGCGAAGCCGCGCGGCTGA
- a CDS encoding DUF3105 domain-containing protein encodes MAANRSSSADRRARIEQMRKAEQARERRNRIITITVSAAVVAGLVGFGGYVLNKESEEKQQQEAAAKAPIPDEKSWDAKKLGRNHVTTAVKYPMTPPVGGDHHQVWMNCDGDVYKQPIPEVNAVHSLEHGAVWVTYNDKASKDDVKKLEEKVGKTPYSLMSPVKNQAGAIMLSAWGKQVTVDGADDPRVNQFFTKYVQGPQTPEPGAACTGGQGGMTQQ; translated from the coding sequence ATGGCTGCAAACCGTTCGTCGTCCGCCGACCGCCGGGCCCGAATAGAGCAGATGCGCAAGGCCGAGCAGGCCCGCGAGCGCCGCAACCGCATCATCACCATCACCGTCAGCGCGGCCGTCGTCGCCGGCCTCGTCGGCTTCGGCGGCTACGTCCTCAACAAGGAGTCCGAGGAGAAGCAGCAGCAGGAGGCCGCCGCCAAGGCGCCCATCCCGGACGAGAAGTCCTGGGACGCCAAGAAGCTCGGCCGCAACCACGTCACGACGGCCGTCAAGTACCCCATGACGCCCCCGGTCGGCGGTGACCACCACCAGGTGTGGATGAACTGCGACGGCGACGTCTACAAGCAGCCGATCCCCGAGGTGAACGCCGTGCACTCGCTGGAGCACGGCGCGGTGTGGGTGACGTACAACGACAAGGCCTCCAAGGACGACGTGAAGAAGCTGGAGGAGAAGGTCGGCAAGACGCCGTACTCGCTGATGAGCCCGGTCAAGAACCAGGCCGGCGCCATCATGCTGAGCGCCTGGGGCAAGCAGGTCACCGTGGACGGCGCCGACGACCCGCGCGTGAACCAGTTCTTCACCAAGTACGTGCAGGGCCCGCAGACGCCCGAGCCGGGCGCCGCGTGCACGGGCGGCCAGGGCGGGATGACCCAGCAGTGA
- a CDS encoding PP2C family protein-serine/threonine phosphatase, whose protein sequence is MDRVAQELPGARPQGQLRLLPWLLLLVVVTAQLATPETVQLGFAFAVVPPLTSLVYGVLGTSLVAAVMTALLSVPAVRAEHVSGGDVLAFALIGAVSALLAWVRARRDAQLVTVRTVAEAAQFAVLPPLAPQVGHVRCGALYRAAERTALVGGDLYDVQPGPYGVRAVVADVQGHGLSAVGTVASLLGTFREAVLDEPDLAGVAARLDRRLLVDSARQQDGELFATAVLMEFPARDEERPVVRVVSCGHPPPLLVDGGGAREITVEPGPPLGLGLTDFRAPAPVSVPLGPADVLLAHTDGVTEARDANGAFYPLAARIRPDADPVSLVRAVWRDLSSYADEVTDDVALLALSAAERERAGTGGAARGGAD, encoded by the coding sequence ATGGACCGTGTCGCGCAGGAGCTGCCCGGCGCCCGGCCGCAGGGCCAGCTGCGGCTGCTGCCGTGGCTCCTGCTGCTCGTGGTCGTCACGGCCCAGCTGGCCACGCCGGAGACCGTCCAGCTCGGGTTCGCCTTCGCCGTCGTGCCGCCGCTGACCTCGCTGGTCTACGGCGTGCTCGGGACCTCCCTGGTCGCGGCCGTGATGACGGCGCTGCTGTCCGTCCCCGCCGTGCGGGCGGAGCACGTGTCGGGCGGCGACGTGCTGGCGTTCGCGCTGATCGGCGCGGTGAGTGCGCTCCTCGCGTGGGTGCGGGCCCGGCGGGACGCCCAGCTGGTGACCGTGCGGACGGTCGCCGAGGCCGCCCAGTTCGCGGTGCTGCCGCCGCTGGCGCCGCAGGTGGGGCATGTGCGGTGCGGGGCGCTGTACCGGGCGGCGGAGCGGACGGCGCTGGTGGGCGGCGACCTGTACGACGTACAGCCCGGGCCGTACGGGGTGCGGGCCGTCGTGGCCGATGTGCAGGGGCACGGGCTGTCCGCCGTCGGCACGGTGGCGTCGCTGCTGGGGACCTTCCGGGAGGCCGTCCTCGACGAGCCGGACCTGGCGGGCGTGGCCGCCCGGCTCGACCGGCGGCTGCTGGTGGACTCGGCGCGCCAGCAGGACGGCGAGCTGTTCGCCACGGCCGTGCTGATGGAGTTCCCCGCGCGGGACGAGGAGCGGCCCGTCGTCCGGGTGGTGAGCTGCGGCCACCCTCCGCCGCTGCTGGTGGACGGCGGCGGCGCCCGGGAGATCACCGTGGAGCCGGGCCCGCCGCTGGGGCTCGGGCTCACCGACTTCCGGGCGCCGGCACCCGTGTCGGTGCCGCTCGGGCCCGCGGACGTGCTGCTCGCCCACACGGACGGCGTGACCGAGGCGCGGGACGCGAACGGCGCCTTCTACCCGCTGGCCGCGCGCATCCGGCCGGACGCCGACCCCGTGAGCCTGGTACGGGCCGTGTGGCGGGATCTGTCCTCGTACGCCGATGAGGTCACCGACGACGTGGCGCTGCTGGCGCTCAGCGCGGCGGAGCGGGAGCGGGCCGGGACCGGCGGGGCGGCGCGGGGCGGCGCCGACTGA
- a CDS encoding glutamine synthetase family protein, with the protein MDKQQEFVLRTLEERDIRFVRLWFTDVLGFLKSVAVAPAELEQAFDEGIGFDGSAIEGFARVYESDMIAKPDPGTFQILPWRAEAPGTARMFCDILMPDGSPSFADPRYVLKRALAKTSDLGFTFYTHPEIEFFLLKDKPVDGTRPTPADNSGYFDHTPQNVGMDFRRQAITMLESMGISVEFSHHEGAPGQQEIDLRYADALSTADNIMTFRLVMKQVALEQGVQATFMPKPFSEHPGSGMHTHLSLFEGDRNAFYESGAEYQLSKVGRSFIAGLLRHAAEISAVTNQWVNSYKRIWGGSTRTAGSGGEAPSYICWGHNNRSALIRVPMYKPGKTGSARIEVRSLDSGCNPYLAYAVLLAAGLKGIEEGYELPAGADDDVWALSDAERRAMGIEPLPQNLGEAISLMERSELVAETLGEHVFDFFLRNKKQEWEEYRSEVTAFELRKNLPVL; encoded by the coding sequence ATGGACAAGCAGCAGGAATTTGTGCTCCGAACGCTCGAGGAGCGCGACATCCGCTTCGTGCGCCTGTGGTTCACCGACGTGCTGGGCTTCCTGAAGTCCGTCGCGGTGGCGCCCGCCGAGCTGGAGCAGGCCTTCGACGAGGGCATCGGCTTCGACGGCTCCGCCATCGAGGGCTTCGCCCGCGTCTACGAGTCCGACATGATCGCCAAGCCGGACCCGGGGACGTTCCAGATCCTCCCGTGGCGCGCCGAGGCCCCGGGGACGGCCCGGATGTTCTGCGACATCCTCATGCCCGACGGCTCGCCGTCCTTCGCCGACCCCCGCTACGTCCTCAAGCGGGCCCTCGCCAAGACCTCCGACCTGGGCTTCACCTTCTACACCCACCCCGAGATCGAGTTCTTCCTCCTCAAGGACAAGCCGGTCGACGGCACGCGCCCCACCCCGGCCGACAACTCCGGCTACTTCGACCACACCCCGCAGAACGTCGGCATGGACTTCCGCCGCCAGGCGATCACCATGCTGGAGTCGATGGGCATCTCGGTGGAGTTCTCCCACCACGAGGGCGCGCCGGGCCAGCAGGAGATCGACCTGCGCTACGCCGACGCCCTGTCCACGGCGGACAACATCATGACGTTCCGCCTGGTCATGAAGCAGGTCGCGCTGGAGCAGGGCGTCCAGGCCACCTTCATGCCGAAGCCGTTCTCCGAGCACCCCGGCTCCGGCATGCACACCCACCTGTCCCTCTTCGAGGGCGACCGCAACGCCTTCTACGAGTCGGGCGCCGAATACCAGCTCTCCAAGGTCGGCCGCTCCTTCATCGCGGGCCTCCTGCGCCACGCGGCGGAGATCTCCGCGGTCACCAACCAGTGGGTCAACTCCTACAAGCGCATCTGGGGCGGCTCGACCCGCACGGCGGGCTCGGGCGGCGAGGCCCCCTCGTACATCTGCTGGGGCCACAACAACCGCTCGGCCCTCATCCGCGTCCCCATGTACAAGCCCGGCAAGACCGGCTCGGCCCGCATCGAGGTCCGCTCCCTGGACTCCGGCTGCAACCCGTACCTCGCCTACGCGGTCCTCCTGGCCGCCGGCCTGAAGGGCATCGAGGAGGGCTACGAACTCCCCGCCGGCGCCGACGACGACGTCTGGGCCCTCTCCGACGCCGAACGCCGCGCGATGGGCATCGAACCCCTCCCGCAGAACCTCGGCGAGGCGATCTCCCTGATGGAACGCAGCGAACTGGTCGCCGAAACCCTGGGCGAACACGTCTTCGACTTCTTCCTCCGCAACAAGAAGCAGGAGTGGGAGGAGTACCGCTCGGAGGTCACCGCCTTCGAGCTGCGGAAGAACCTGCCGGTGCTGTAG
- a CDS encoding dihydrofolate reductase family protein, with translation MTPTRVFASLGMSLDGYVAGPHARPGNPLGDGGARIHQWVYGVEAWRRRQGMAGGETSRSGLVVAENFDRAGAYVMGRRMFDEGEVAWPDPPPFRAPVFVLTTTARDPWVRQGGTVFTYVTDGIEAALDLARGVAGDKDVQISGGAHTVRQYLNAGLLDELEIHLAPLLLGDGIRLFDGVDPDLRLEVDRVVDAPDVTHLRYRVVR, from the coding sequence ATGACGCCGACCAGGGTCTTCGCCAGCCTGGGCATGTCCCTCGACGGGTACGTCGCCGGCCCGCACGCCCGCCCCGGGAACCCCCTCGGGGACGGTGGGGCGCGCATCCACCAGTGGGTGTACGGCGTCGAGGCGTGGCGGCGCCGCCAGGGGATGGCCGGGGGCGAGACGAGCCGGTCCGGGCTGGTCGTCGCCGAGAACTTCGACCGCGCCGGGGCGTACGTCATGGGGCGGCGCATGTTCGACGAGGGCGAGGTCGCCTGGCCCGACCCGCCACCGTTCCGCGCGCCGGTCTTCGTCCTGACGACCACCGCCCGCGACCCGTGGGTCCGGCAGGGCGGCACCGTCTTCACGTACGTCACCGACGGCATCGAGGCCGCCCTGGACCTGGCCCGTGGCGTCGCCGGCGACAAGGACGTCCAGATCTCCGGCGGCGCCCACACCGTGCGCCAGTACCTGAACGCGGGGCTCCTCGACGAACTGGAGATCCACCTCGCGCCGCTGCTGCTGGGCGACGGGATCCGGCTCTTCGACGGCGTGGACCCGGACCTGCGGCTGGAGGTCGACCGGGTCGTCGACGCCCCGGACGTCACGCACCTGCGCTACCGCGTGGTCCGCTGA
- a CDS encoding PIG-L family deacetylase, with the protein MPRISRRAPLAAAALAALLGITAGTLALSAESSDASDVPSRGVPEEKAVKPVRTGGGSVVQIMAHPDDDLFFMNPDTLLSLRSGHSLTSVYLTAGESDGRNARRQDPQPRADKAAYAEARQNGIRAAYAEMATGNRTSPWDRTSIATAGGGRAELDTLRAKPHISLVWVQLREAGSITGDRPHSLHGLWDGRVDELESQLAAGSPVREDFAYSKEQVVDTVAGLLERFRPTFVRTLDPTPGVKDGDGKLSDHQDHMYSARFAQAALERYAGSPGHPRVGVQTYLGYSTGGLPHSLDPATVAEKLRALNTYAWSDLEDHCGDPAGCGDRKVAARPAGHDWAQSVRYTRTESTSWLRQAPDGLYAFGVLDGRLAVWRKPAGGSWTGPVLRGGRGLDGSVTSVPLPDGRIAVFGTRTVLDGYRRDVVMLVQDRVGGGFGGDWRSLGTPERDDAAGTSDISRPAVLVGRDGALSVYVRDSRHRLGVTSGTAGGGWSPWRSAGGSGLRGDPVAASDAAGRGYVFAATATSVLAWTPRGPVGGPVATGLPATTVALSAAPDGDGVRLWFRRPDSGAVRVARFSGSGRASEVRELPGVAGYGAVGAGGGRLAARDRTGGLATAAATGTPGWRSAGGPLFAGAPAGVPGGVAAVGLDGRLLWTPTP; encoded by the coding sequence ATGCCCCGTATCTCCCGTCGCGCCCCGCTCGCCGCGGCGGCGCTCGCCGCGCTGCTCGGCATCACGGCCGGCACGCTGGCGCTGTCCGCGGAGTCGTCGGACGCCTCCGACGTACCGAGCCGGGGCGTGCCCGAGGAGAAGGCCGTCAAGCCGGTCCGTACGGGCGGCGGCTCGGTCGTGCAGATCATGGCGCACCCGGACGACGACTTGTTCTTCATGAACCCCGACACGCTGCTGAGCCTGCGCTCCGGGCACAGCCTCACCTCGGTCTACCTGACGGCGGGCGAGTCCGACGGGCGCAACGCGCGCCGCCAGGACCCGCAGCCGCGCGCCGACAAGGCCGCGTACGCGGAGGCCCGGCAGAACGGGATCCGCGCGGCGTACGCCGAGATGGCGACCGGCAACCGGACCAGCCCGTGGGACCGGACCTCCATCGCGACGGCGGGCGGGGGCCGTGCCGAGCTGGACACGCTGCGCGCGAAGCCGCACATCAGCCTGGTGTGGGTGCAGCTGCGCGAGGCGGGCAGCATCACCGGCGACCGCCCGCACAGCCTGCACGGGCTGTGGGACGGGCGGGTCGACGAGCTGGAGTCGCAGCTCGCGGCGGGCTCCCCGGTCCGCGAGGACTTCGCGTACAGCAAGGAGCAGGTCGTCGACACGGTCGCGGGGCTGCTGGAGCGCTTCCGGCCGACGTTCGTGCGGACCCTCGACCCGACGCCGGGCGTGAAGGACGGCGACGGGAAGCTGTCGGACCATCAGGACCACATGTACAGCGCCCGGTTCGCGCAGGCGGCGCTGGAGAGGTACGCCGGGTCCCCGGGGCACCCGCGGGTCGGCGTGCAGACGTACCTGGGCTACTCGACGGGCGGTCTGCCGCACAGCCTCGACCCGGCGACCGTCGCCGAGAAGCTGCGCGCGCTGAACACGTACGCCTGGTCGGACCTGGAGGACCACTGCGGGGACCCGGCCGGCTGCGGGGACCGCAAGGTCGCGGCGCGGCCCGCCGGGCACGACTGGGCCCAGTCGGTCCGCTACACGCGGACGGAGTCCACGTCCTGGCTGCGGCAGGCGCCCGACGGGCTGTACGCGTTCGGGGTGCTCGACGGGCGGCTCGCCGTGTGGCGCAAGCCGGCGGGCGGCTCCTGGACGGGGCCGGTGCTGCGGGGCGGGCGCGGGCTGGACGGCTCGGTCACGTCGGTGCCGCTGCCGGACGGGCGGATCGCCGTGTTCGGTACGCGGACCGTGCTGGACGGCTACCGGCGGGACGTCGTGATGCTCGTGCAGGACCGGGTCGGCGGCGGGTTCGGCGGCGACTGGCGGTCCCTGGGCACGCCCGAGCGGGACGACGCAGCCGGAACGTCCGACATCAGCCGGCCGGCGGTGCTCGTCGGCCGGGACGGGGCCCTGTCGGTGTACGTGCGGGACTCCCGGCACCGGCTGGGCGTGACGTCGGGGACGGCGGGCGGCGGCTGGTCGCCCTGGCGGTCCGCCGGCGGCAGCGGACTGCGCGGCGACCCGGTGGCGGCCTCGGACGCGGCCGGACGCGGTTATGTGTTCGCGGCGACGGCGACGTCGGTACTCGCGTGGACGCCCCGCGGGCCGGTCGGAGGACCGGTGGCGACCGGGCTGCCCGCGACGACGGTGGCGCTGAGCGCGGCGCCGGACGGGGACGGGGTGCGGCTGTGGTTCCGCCGGCCGGACTCCGGGGCGGTGCGGGTGGCCCGGTTCTCGGGCTCGGGCCGCGCGTCGGAGGTACGGGAGCTGCCGGGCGTCGCCGGATACGGGGCGGTGGGCGCGGGCGGTGGCCGGCTCGCGGCCCGTGACCGTACGGGCGGGCTGGCCACCGCGGCGGCGACCGGGACGCCCGGGTGGCGGTCGGCCGGCGGGCCCCTGTTCGCGGGGGCGCCGGCCGGGGTGCCCGGCGGGGTCGCGGCGGTGGGGCTGGACGGTCGGCTGCTGTGGACGCCCACGCCCTGA
- a CDS encoding bifunctional [glutamine synthetase] adenylyltransferase/[glutamine synthetase]-adenylyl-L-tyrosine phosphorylase, with protein sequence MTTAPGRRSSTFTRLLRHGFTDPSAADRLLDAPVMAPVRADPVLLDALGATADPDLALRGLVRLAEAQPDDARPALLSTLITAKPLRDRLLGVLGASEALGDHLARHPLDWQALVTYEPADLHPGVAEFERDLATATDPVSLRVAYRRSLLAIAARDVCGTTDVAETAAELADLATATLRAALGIARAEAPDDAAQCRLAVIAMGKCGGHELNYVSDVDVIFVGEAVEGADERRALQAATRLASHLMRICSETTVEGSIWPVDANLRPEGRNGPLVRTLASHLAYYQRWAKTWEFQALLKARPVAGDTELGTAYVDTLAPLVWQAAERENFVTDVQKMRRRVVDNIPRAHLDRELKLGPGGLRDVEFAVQLLQLVHGRSDATLRSGKTLDALAALAAGGYVGRVDAAQLAEAYRYLRAMEHRIQLYRLRRTHLVPDDEADLRRLGRSLGMRTDPVAELNREWKRHAAVVRRLHEKLFYRPLLDAVAQLAPGETRLSAEAAGQRLEALGYADPAAALRHLEALSSGVTRKAAIQRTLLPVLLGWFADSADPDAGLLGFRKVSDALGKTPWYLRLLRDEGAAAENLARVLSAGRLAPDLLLRAPEAVAILGAPEGLEPRSRAHLEPEVLAAVGRADDAEQAVAAARGVRRRELFRTAAADIIASYGTEEIPAHADAGALVDRVGQAVTDLNAATIAGALRAAVRAEWGDTLPTRFAVIGMGRFGGHELGYGSDADVLFVHEPRDGVDEQEAARAASTVVAEMRRLLQLPTADPPLLIDADLRPEGRSGPLVRTLKSYEAYYRRWSLSWESQALLRAEPMAGDEDLGRRFLALVDPLRYPEKGLDDAAVREIRRLKARMESERLPRGTDPALHTKLGRGGLSDVEWTVQLMQMRHAHEVPGLRTTSTRRALAAAREAGLISERYARTLDEAWVLATRVRNGVMLVRGRAGDTFPSDARELAAVGRYLGYGPGHVGEMVDDYRRTTRRARAVVDELFYGA encoded by the coding sequence ATGACGACGGCGCCGGGGCGCAGGAGCAGTACCTTCACGCGACTGCTGCGGCACGGCTTCACCGATCCGTCCGCCGCCGACCGGCTGCTCGACGCCCCGGTCATGGCCCCGGTCCGGGCGGACCCCGTGCTGCTCGACGCGCTCGGTGCGACCGCCGACCCCGACCTGGCGCTGCGCGGCCTGGTCCGCCTCGCGGAGGCGCAGCCCGACGACGCGCGTCCGGCCCTGCTGTCGACGCTGATCACCGCCAAGCCGCTGCGCGACCGGCTCCTCGGCGTGCTCGGCGCGTCCGAGGCGCTGGGCGACCACCTGGCGCGCCACCCCCTCGACTGGCAGGCCCTCGTCACGTACGAGCCGGCGGACCTGCACCCGGGGGTCGCCGAGTTCGAGCGGGACCTCGCGACCGCCACCGACCCGGTGTCGCTGCGGGTCGCGTACCGCCGCAGCCTGCTGGCCATCGCGGCCCGTGACGTGTGCGGCACCACGGACGTCGCCGAGACCGCCGCCGAGCTGGCCGACCTGGCCACGGCCACGCTGCGGGCCGCTCTCGGCATCGCCCGCGCGGAGGCGCCCGACGACGCCGCCCAGTGCCGGCTCGCGGTCATAGCGATGGGCAAGTGCGGCGGCCACGAGCTGAACTACGTCTCCGACGTGGATGTGATCTTCGTCGGGGAGGCCGTCGAGGGCGCCGACGAACGCCGGGCCCTCCAAGCGGCCACCCGCCTCGCCTCCCACCTCATGCGCATCTGCTCGGAGACCACGGTCGAGGGCTCCATCTGGCCCGTCGACGCCAACCTCCGGCCCGAGGGGCGCAACGGCCCGCTCGTCCGCACGCTCGCCTCCCACCTGGCCTACTACCAGCGCTGGGCGAAGACCTGGGAGTTCCAGGCGCTGCTCAAGGCGCGGCCGGTCGCCGGGGACACGGAGCTGGGCACGGCGTACGTCGACACGCTGGCCCCGCTGGTGTGGCAGGCGGCCGAGCGGGAGAACTTCGTCACGGACGTGCAGAAGATGCGCCGCCGGGTCGTGGACAACATCCCTCGCGCCCACCTGGACCGGGAGCTGAAGCTGGGTCCCGGCGGACTGCGGGACGTCGAGTTCGCCGTGCAGCTCCTCCAGCTCGTCCACGGCCGCAGCGACGCGACCCTGCGCAGCGGCAAGACGCTGGACGCGCTGGCCGCGCTCGCCGCCGGCGGCTACGTGGGGCGCGTGGACGCGGCGCAGCTCGCCGAGGCGTACCGCTACCTGCGGGCGATGGAGCACCGCATCCAGCTGTACCGGCTGCGGCGTACGCACCTGGTGCCGGACGACGAGGCGGACCTGCGCCGCCTGGGCCGCTCCCTCGGGATGCGCACGGACCCGGTCGCGGAGCTGAACCGGGAGTGGAAGCGGCACGCCGCCGTGGTCCGCCGGCTCCACGAGAAGCTGTTCTACCGCCCGCTGCTGGACGCCGTCGCCCAGCTCGCGCCCGGCGAGACCCGGCTCAGCGCCGAGGCGGCTGGCCAGCGGCTCGAAGCGCTCGGGTACGCCGACCCGGCCGCCGCCCTGCGCCACCTGGAGGCTCTGTCGTCGGGCGTCACGCGCAAGGCCGCCATCCAGCGCACCCTGCTGCCCGTGCTGCTCGGCTGGTTCGCCGACTCGGCCGACCCGGACGCCGGCCTGCTGGGCTTCCGCAAGGTGTCGGACGCGCTCGGCAAGACGCCCTGGTACCTGCGGCTGCTGCGGGACGAGGGCGCGGCCGCCGAGAACCTCGCCCGGGTGCTGTCCGCCGGCCGCCTCGCGCCGGACCTGCTGCTGCGGGCACCGGAGGCGGTGGCGATCCTGGGCGCCCCCGAAGGCCTGGAGCCCCGCTCCCGCGCCCACCTGGAGCCCGAGGTCCTGGCGGCGGTGGGCCGGGCCGACGACGCCGAGCAGGCGGTCGCCGCGGCCCGTGGCGTACGCCGAAGGGAGCTGTTCCGCACGGCTGCGGCGGACATCATCGCCTCGTACGGCACGGAGGAGATCCCCGCCCACGCGGACGCGGGCGCCCTCGTGGACCGGGTCGGCCAGGCCGTCACCGACCTGAACGCCGCGACGATCGCGGGCGCCCTGCGCGCCGCCGTACGGGCCGAGTGGGGCGACACGCTGCCGACCCGCTTCGCGGTGATCGGCATGGGCCGCTTCGGCGGCCACGAGCTGGGCTACGGCTCCGACGCGGACGTGCTGTTCGTGCACGAGCCGCGCGACGGCGTCGACGAGCAGGAGGCGGCCCGCGCCGCGAGCACGGTCGTCGCCGAGATGCGCCGGCTGCTCCAGCTGCCCACCGCCGACCCGCCGCTGCTGATCGACGCGGACCTGCGCCCGGAGGGCCGCAGCGGCCCCCTGGTCCGCACCCTCAAGTCGTACGAGGCGTACTACCGGCGCTGGTCGCTGTCCTGGGAGAGCCAGGCCCTGCTGCGCGCCGAGCCGATGGCCGGCGACGAGGACCTGGGCCGCCGGTTCCTCGCGCTCGTCGATCCGCTGCGCTATCCGGAGAAGGGCCTGGACGACGCGGCGGTCCGGGAGATCCGCCGGCTCAAGGCCCGTATGGAGAGCGAGCGGCTGCCGCGGGGCACCGACCCCGCCCTGCACACCAAGCTCGGCCGGGGCGGCCTGTCCGACGTGGAGTGGACGGTGCAGCTGATGCAGATGCGGCACGCGCACGAGGTGCCGGGCCTGCGCACCACGAGCACGCGCCGGGCGCTGGCGGCGGCGCGCGAGGCGGGCCTGATCAGCGAGCGGTACGCGCGCACGCTGGACGAGGCGTGGGTGCTGGCGACCCGGGTGCGCAACGGCGTGATGCTGGTGCGGGGCCGGGCCGGGGACACGTTCCCGTCGGACGCGCGTGAACTGGCCGCGGTCGGCAGGTACCTGGGGTACGGCCCGGGGCACGTCGGCGAGATGGTGGACGACTACCGCCGGACGACGCGCCGGGCCCGGGCCGTGGTGGACGAGCTGTTCTACGGGGCGTGA
- a CDS encoding phosphatase PAP2 family protein, translated as MGDRTLTTLEGREAAQPAPVEEERPDRPAGNPTAWQRLRSPRRPRIWFEILLLAVSYGVYSLIRNAVPEQKAQAMRNADWIWRTENSLGLAFEKAVNHAADSVGWLIVTMNYYYATLHFIVTIAVLVWLYRWHPGRYAAVRTVLFCMTAVALLGYYLYPLAPPRLMQNENFIDTVLVHQTWGSMASGDLKHMSNQYAAMPSMHIGWSLWCGLAVFALAKAPWARILGLLYPAATLVVIVATANHFWMDAVGGVICLGFGVVVACLWYGSMPHRLPRHVAVARTPRQKTRETREADEAREANEAREVAAP; from the coding sequence ATGGGTGACAGGACTTTGACCACATTGGAAGGCCGCGAGGCGGCCCAGCCTGCACCTGTCGAGGAGGAACGGCCGGACCGCCCGGCGGGGAACCCGACCGCGTGGCAGCGGTTGCGCTCCCCCCGCCGGCCGCGCATCTGGTTCGAGATCCTGCTCCTCGCCGTGAGTTACGGCGTCTACTCACTGATCCGCAACGCCGTGCCGGAGCAGAAGGCCCAGGCGATGCGGAACGCCGACTGGATCTGGCGCACCGAGAACAGCCTCGGCCTCGCCTTCGAGAAGGCGGTCAACCACGCGGCGGACTCGGTCGGCTGGCTCATCGTGACGATGAACTACTACTACGCCACACTGCACTTCATCGTCACCATCGCCGTCCTCGTCTGGCTCTACCGGTGGCACCCGGGCCGTTACGCCGCCGTCCGCACCGTGCTGTTCTGCATGACGGCCGTCGCCCTGCTCGGCTACTACCTCTACCCGCTGGCGCCGCCGCGCCTGATGCAGAACGAGAACTTCATCGACACCGTGCTGGTCCACCAGACGTGGGGCTCCATGGCCTCCGGCGACCTCAAGCACATGTCGAACCAGTACGCGGCGATGCCGTCCATGCACATCGGCTGGTCGCTCTGGTGCGGCCTGGCCGTCTTCGCGCTGGCCAAGGCCCCCTGGGCGAGGATCCTGGGCCTGCTCTACCCGGCGGCCACGCTCGTCGTCATCGTCGCCACCGCCAACCACTTCTGGATGGACGCCGTCGGCGGCGTCATCTGCCTGGGCTTCGGCGTCGTCGTGGCCTGCCTCTGGTACGGCAGCATGCCGCACCGGCTGCCCCGGCACGTGGCGGTCGCGCGCACGCCGCGGCAGAAGACGCGGGAGACGCGGGAGGCCGACGAGGCACGTGAAGCGAACGAGGCCCGCGAGGTCGCGGCGCCGTAG